In a single window of the Antennarius striatus isolate MH-2024 chromosome 3, ASM4005453v1, whole genome shotgun sequence genome:
- the mrps27 gene encoding small ribosomal subunit protein mS27 isoform X2, with protein MAASVWKRCIKSAVNVKSPFIYARRWLLSAAYTDTKVWEAREKHPEKLAALAQTMDKTYEMNLPVSSLTVSRFVDNITSREEVDQAEYYLYKFRHSPNCWYLRDWTIHSWIRQCLKYGAKEKAMHTLKNKVQYGIFPDDFTINMLIDSYIKDEDFKSACSVVEEVMLQEAFDLSTTQILSLYALGAYLTTRPQLSVSEERAVGASLLICGMTQDNSVGLSAQLFGNALLGKVEMSKGIHTVFKGMPLYWGHGYLGRALAVMERAAADDIKLSKDMIEYMNDLIQELSSTSDTDSSGEETAGEEEEKDDTLDEDDEAERAKLPQYATRFKVCKEGQPMQNFCQIIPQSHCLKTHTQFKS; from the exons ATGGCGGCCTCCGTGTGGAAACGTTGTATTAAAAGTGCAGTCAATGTTAAATctccttttatttatg CAAGAAGATGGTTACTTTCAGCTGCTTACACGGACACCAAAGTTTGGGAGGCGAGAGAGAAACATCCCGAGAAATTGG CTGCACTGGCTCAGACTATGGACAAGACATATGAAATGAATCTCCCAGTCAGCTCTTTGACTGTGTCACGG TTTGTTGACAATATTACATCCAGAGAAGAAGTTGATCAAGCTGAATACTACCTTTACAA GTTTCGTCACAGTCCAAACTGTTGGTACTTGAGAGACTGGACCATCCACAGCTGGATAAGACAGTGTTTAAAATATGGAGCGAAGGAGAAGGCGATGCACACACTTAAAAACAAG GTCCAATATGGCATATTCCCTGATGACTTCACCATCAACATGCTCATAGATTCATACATTAAAGATGAAGACTTTAAAA GTGCATGCTCTGTGGTTGAGGAGGTGATGCTTCAGGAGGCCTTTGACCTTTCCACCACCCAGATCCTGTCCTTGTATGCTCTTGGAGCTTATCTAACAACCAGACCGCAGCTCTCT GTGTCAGAAGAGCGGGCAGTGGGAGCATCGCTGCTCATCTGTGGAATGACACAAGACAACTCTGTCGGCCTCAGCGCTCAGCTGTTTGGCAATGCTCTCTtag GAAAGGTGGAAATGTCAAAAGGCATACACACTGTCTTCAAAGGGATGCCTCTCTACTGGGGTCATGGGTACCTGGGCCGAGCGCTAGCTGTCATGGAgagagctgctgctgatgatatTAAGCTTTCCAAAGACATG ATTGAATACATGAACGACCTGATACAGGAACTGTCTTCTACATCAGACACTGACTCATCGGGAGAAGAGACGgcaggtgaagaggaggagaaagatgaCACTctagatgaagatgatgaggctGAGCGTGCTAAACTGCCTCAATATGCCACCAGATTCAAGGTGTGTAAGGAAGGGCAGCCGAtgcaaaacttttgccaaatcattCCTCAGTCACACTGTCTAAAGACCCATACCCAGTTTaa GAGCTAA
- the znf366 gene encoding zinc finger protein 366, protein METHRVNFSPTSPPLRDDLSQASQHSFYLYPTPLFLKHPKFSPSGYSSQSPEYTRDSYSAFCSPALFPMLGFNYTQKEGSQNHKRTPLKMDAQGGEAPGRGAEEEEERKRKRTVDLSLIPFSLPPPMMSSLSPKPTSDMIELNRKQLHHKPPGMNLPVQVKQEPLSPSPVWPPTPFLTQPPYFPSLNHSLLSHPLFMPGPTMHLSPGSFYAREDLRPRHRGRNGPPRVGTTSAEKLGLNIHIDDSYYVDVGGDQKRWKCRMCEKSYTSKYNLVTHILGHNGIKPHGCHLCGKMFKQLSHLHTHLLTHQGMRPHKCQVCHKAFTQTSHLKRHMMQHSDVKPYSCSVCDRGFAYPSELRAHELKHEKGQENVCVECGLDFPTLAQLKRHLTAHRGPTLYRCSECQKTFQYPSQLQNHMMKHKDIRPYICSECGMEFIQSHHLKQHTLTHKGVKEHKCRICGREFTLLANMKRHVLIHTNIRAYQCHMCFKSFVQKQTLKAHMIVHSDIKPYKCKLCGKEFNRMHNLMGHMHLHSDSKPFKCLYCPSKFTLKGNLTRHMKVKHGILDRGLDERLFRQRERLCLSTPVGLLTHFSQEEPFDLSQKPSGLPSLHLSQSDGESVPGSSCQEEDEESLYRRSRYSPEVDQHELEERVESPAHLRPEGNQKKRFLPGSDEQTYGRESAAEVHVVNPTSDEVLL, encoded by the exons atggaaacacacagagtCAATTTCTCACCTACAAGTCCTCCTCTCAGAGATGACCTATCACAGGCCTCTCAACACAGCTTCTACTTATATCCAACTCCACTCTTCCTTAAACACCCAAAATTTTCTCCATCTGGATACTCCAGCCAATCCCCAGAGTACACCAGAGATTCTTACAGCGCATTCTGCTCACCTGCTTTGTTTCCCATGCTTGGCTTCAATTATACACAAAAGGAAGGATCGCAGAATCACAAAAGAACTCCTTTAAAAATGGATGCCCAAGGAGGTGAAGCTCCTggcagaggagcagaggaggaagaagaaagaaaacgtaAGAGGACAGTGGACCTCTCTCTTATCCCCTTTTCCCTTCCCCCACCCATGATGTCTTCCCTGTCTCCCAAGCCCACCTCTGACATGATTGAACTAAACAGAAAGCAACTTCACCACAAACCACCAGGTATGAATCTACCTGTGCAGGTGAAGCAGGAGCCTCTCAGTCCGTCTCCTGTTTGGCCACCCACTCCTTTCCTCACCCAGCCTCCCTACTTCCCATCTCTCAACCACAGTCTCCTCTCACACCCCTTATTCATGCCAGGCCCCACCATGCATCTCTCCCCTGGTTCTTTCTACGCAAGAGAAGACCTCCGTCCGAGACATCGTGGCCGCAATGGACCTCCTCGCGTTGGGACAACCAGTGCTGAAAAGCTCGGTCTCAACATCCACATAGATGACAGTTACTATGTGGACGTCGGGGGAGACCAGAAGAGATGGAAGTGCCGCATGTGTGAGAAGTCCTACACCTCCAAGTACAATCTGGTCACGCACATCCTGGGCCACAACGGCATTAAACCACACGGATGCCACCTCTGTGGGAAGATGTTCAAGCAGCTGagccacctacacacacacctgctcacccACCAGGGAATGAGGCCACATAAGTGTCAAGTGTGCCACAAGGCCTTCACTCAGACCAGCCACTTGAAGAGACACATGATGCAGCACAGTGATGTGAAGCCATACAG CTGCAGTGTGTGCGACAGGGGTTTCGCTTACCCCAGCGAGCTCCGAGCACATGAGCTAAAGCACGAGAAAGGccaggaaaatgtgtgtgtggagtgtggtCTGGATTTTCCTACGCTGGCCCAGCTGAAGAGGCACCTGACTGCCCATCGTGGCCCCACCCTGTACAG GTGTTCTGAGTGTCAGAAGACTTTCCAGTACCCAAGCCAGCTACAGAACCACatgatgaaacacaaagacatccGACCGTACATCTGCAGTGAGTGTGGCATGGAGTTCATTCAGTCACACCACCTGAAACAGCACACGCTCACCCACAAA GGGGTAAAGGAGCACAAATGTCGTATCTGTGGACGTGAGTTCACCCTGTTGGCCAACATGAAGCGTCATGTCCTCATCCACACCAATATACGGGCCTACCAGTGCCACATGTGCTTCAAGAGTTTTGTCCAAAAACAGACTCTCAAGGCTCACATGATCGTCCACTCAGACATTAAGCCTTATAAATGCAAG ttatgtGGGAAGGAGTTCAACAGGATGCACAACCTGATGGGCCACATGCACCTCCACTCCGACAGCAAACCCTTCAAATGTCTTTACTGCCCGAGTAAATTCACACTGAAGGGAAACCTCACCAGACACATGAAGGTCAAACACGGCATCCTGGACAGAGGCTTGGATGAAAGAT TGTTTAGGCAGAGAGAACGCTTGTGCTTGTCCACTCCGGTAGGCCTTCTCACCCACTTCAGCCAAGAAGAACCGTTTGACCTTTCCCAGAAGCCCTCGGGACTGCCCAGCCTCCATCTCTCCCAGTCAGATGGAGAAAGCGTCCCTGGAAGCTCATgtcaggaggaggatgaggagagttTGTACCGGAGGAGCCGGTACAGCCCTGAGGTGGATCAACATGAATTAGAGGAAAGAGTGGAGTCTCCAGCTCACTTAAGGCCAGAGGGGAACCAGAAGAAaaggtttctgcctggttcCGATGAGCAGACATATGGGAGGGAGTCAGCAGCAGAGGTTCACGTTGTGAATCCTACAAGTGACGAGGTGCTCCTCTGA
- the mrps27 gene encoding small ribosomal subunit protein mS27 isoform X1: MAASVWKRCIKSAVNVKSPFIYARRWLLSAAYTDTKVWEAREKHPEKLAALAQTMDKTYEMNLPVSSLTVSRFVDNITSREEVDQAEYYLYKFRHSPNCWYLRDWTIHSWIRQCLKYGAKEKAMHTLKNKVQYGIFPDDFTINMLIDSYIKDEDFKSACSVVEEVMLQEAFDLSTTQILSLYALGAYLTTRPQLSVSEERAVGASLLICGMTQDNSVGLSAQLFGNALLGKVEMSKGIHTVFKGMPLYWGHGYLGRALAVMERAAADDIKLSKDMIEYMNDLIQELSSTSDTDSSGEETAGEEEEKDDTLDEDDEAERAKLPQYATRFKELSSQLESEGKVDPNSFLTSVTSLAQQNLEAAEKSDLELYESRVQAWEAERRLLIQREKEMKEKSEQEKQERLAAKAAAQQT, encoded by the exons ATGGCGGCCTCCGTGTGGAAACGTTGTATTAAAAGTGCAGTCAATGTTAAATctccttttatttatg CAAGAAGATGGTTACTTTCAGCTGCTTACACGGACACCAAAGTTTGGGAGGCGAGAGAGAAACATCCCGAGAAATTGG CTGCACTGGCTCAGACTATGGACAAGACATATGAAATGAATCTCCCAGTCAGCTCTTTGACTGTGTCACGG TTTGTTGACAATATTACATCCAGAGAAGAAGTTGATCAAGCTGAATACTACCTTTACAA GTTTCGTCACAGTCCAAACTGTTGGTACTTGAGAGACTGGACCATCCACAGCTGGATAAGACAGTGTTTAAAATATGGAGCGAAGGAGAAGGCGATGCACACACTTAAAAACAAG GTCCAATATGGCATATTCCCTGATGACTTCACCATCAACATGCTCATAGATTCATACATTAAAGATGAAGACTTTAAAA GTGCATGCTCTGTGGTTGAGGAGGTGATGCTTCAGGAGGCCTTTGACCTTTCCACCACCCAGATCCTGTCCTTGTATGCTCTTGGAGCTTATCTAACAACCAGACCGCAGCTCTCT GTGTCAGAAGAGCGGGCAGTGGGAGCATCGCTGCTCATCTGTGGAATGACACAAGACAACTCTGTCGGCCTCAGCGCTCAGCTGTTTGGCAATGCTCTCTtag GAAAGGTGGAAATGTCAAAAGGCATACACACTGTCTTCAAAGGGATGCCTCTCTACTGGGGTCATGGGTACCTGGGCCGAGCGCTAGCTGTCATGGAgagagctgctgctgatgatatTAAGCTTTCCAAAGACATG ATTGAATACATGAACGACCTGATACAGGAACTGTCTTCTACATCAGACACTGACTCATCGGGAGAAGAGACGgcaggtgaagaggaggagaaagatgaCACTctagatgaagatgatgaggctGAGCGTGCTAAACTGCCTCAATATGCCACCAGATTCAAG GAGCTAAGCAGCCAACTGGAGTCTGAAGGCAAGGTAGACCCCAACTCCTTTTTGACCTCAGTGACCAGTCTGGCCCAGCAGAACCTGGAAGCTGCTGAGAAATCCGATTTGGAGCTGTACGAGAGTCGAGTACAAGCCTGGGAGGCCGAAAGAAGGCTGCTGAtccagagagaaaaagagatgaagGAGAAGTCCGAGCAGGAGAAGCAGGAGCGATTAGCTGCGAAGGCTGCAGCCCAGCAGACATGA
- the ptger4a gene encoding prostaglandin E receptor 4 (subtype EP4) a, with amino-acid sequence MMNNQSVTGRTMVPTIPSVMFIFGVVGNVIAIVVLCKSRKEQKETTFYTLVCGLAITDLLGTLLASPVTIAIYVKGSWPGEDPLCQYFGFTMLFFSLAGLSIICAMSVERYMAINHPYIYNDYVDQKLAGLSLLAIYVSNAFFCALPIMGFGQVKKQYPQTWCFLEWRSNKTSDAAYSFMYAGFSSLLILATVICNVMVCAALIRMHRRFVRRMSLGTDVGRNVDPRRGRSFGRLAGAEIQMVILLIGTSAVVLICSIPLVAQVFWNQLYKTPVELRLHKNPDLRAIRFASFNPILDPWIYILLRKAVLLKVIEKVKCLFCKIGAQRQQRQGNFNCIDGYQLSLVTKRDSPSLSSHNPHDMTSSSQTFLYLPEGNWIYTGSHQNAEILSDSQPSLVRSSLGCNSCEQHSVQAQSTEGTYVIRGLSTLPCPKDPALQVSLSTESVEEKCI; translated from the exons ATGATGAACAATCAATCGGTGACCGGACGGACCATGGTCCCGACCATTCCATCTGTAATGTTCATCTTCGGGGTGGTAGGGAACGTCATCGCCATCGTGGTACTTTGTAAGTCTCgcaaagagcaaaaagaaaCCACGTTTTACACGCTGGTGTGTGGACTGGCTATCACGGACCTCCTTGGCACCTTGCTGGCCAGTCCGGTCACAATCGCCATTTACGTGAAAGGATCGTGGCCCGGAGAGGACCCCTTGTGCCAGTACTTTGGCTTCACCATGCTTTTCTTCTCTCTAGCTGGACTCAGTATCATATGTGCCATGTCAGTGGAGAGGTACATGGCTATAAACCATCCCTACATCTACAATGACTATGTAGACCAAAAACTGGCGGGTTTGTCTCTCCTCGCCATCTACGTGTCCAACGCGTTCTTCTGCGCCCTGCCGATTATGGGGTTCGGGCAGGTGAAGAAACAGTACCCGCAAACCTGGTGTTTCTTAGAGTGGAGGAGCAACAAAACCAGCGATGCCGCCTACTCCTTCATGTATGCGGGTTTCAGCTCTCTTCTGATTCTCGCCACTGTCATCTGTAACGTGATGGTGTGCGCGGCGTTGATCCGGATGCACAGGCGCTTTGTGCGCAGGATGTCCCTGGGGACCGACGTGGGGCGGAACGTCGACCCGAGGAGAGGCCGCAGCTTTGGGCGTCTTGCAGGTGCAGAGATTCAGATGGTCATTCTTCTCATAGGCACGTCGGCAGTGGTGCTTATCTGCTCCATCCCCCTTGTT GCTCAGGTGTTTTGGAACCAGCTGTATAAGACTCCAGTGGAGCTCCGACTGCATAAAAACCCCGATTTACGAGCCATACGCTTTGCATCTTTCAACCCCATCCTTGACCCCTGGATCTATATCCTTCTGCGCAAGGCTGTTCTCCTCAAAGTCATTGAGAAAGTAAAGTGCTTATTTTGCAAGATAGGAGCACAGAGGCAGCAGAGACAGGGGAACTTCAACTGTATAGATGGATATCAACTCTCCTTGGTCACTAAAAGGGACTCACCCTCCCTGTCTTCCCACAACCCACATGACATGACCAGCAGTTCCCAGACCTTCCTCTACCTGCCAGAGGGAAATTGGATTTACACTGGAAGCCATCAGAATGCAGAAATACTGTCAGATTCACAGCCTTCACTGGTCAGAAGCTCACTGGGTTGTAATTCATGTGAGCAGCATAGTGTTCAGGCTCAGAGTACAGAAGGGACATATGTAATAAGGGGCCTTTCAACCTTGCCATGCCCGAAAGACCCAGCACTTCAAGTGTCATTGAGCACTGAGTCAGTGGAGGAGAAATGCATCTAA